Part of the Lolium rigidum isolate FL_2022 chromosome 6, APGP_CSIRO_Lrig_0.1, whole genome shotgun sequence genome, GAGAAGTGATGCCGAGAAAAGAGGCCACATGTGCCACCTTCATCGACCTCTTCAAACAAGCTATATCGAAATTCTTGTGTTCGAGGCCAAGTTGTTCGTGGAGGAGAGCCGGATCATGCGCACCAACTTGATCCTCGTGGAGCCGGGCCAAagggcttggttcgagaagaaacGAGTCATCATCCTCACCAACGTGTTATGTGATCACACATATCTATGGTACTTTGCCTATTTTACATTGAAACTTTTGGGAGCGGcgatttggctcccgggagcatttgctcccggttttttcgaaaaattaaaacaaatcgaaaacttgtcaaaaaattccgaaaaaaatcatgcatgtacctgaccatggcacgcaccaccgtgTAAAATTTTGTTGCGAAATGTCATTGTATGCGCCctgtacaaaaatgacaaatttctgacatgaaatgagatccaaaaatatgaatctcagatctggaaatttgtcattttttgcCCAGGACGCAGacgatgacatttcgcagcgaaatttcacaaggtggtgcgtgccatggtcaggtacgtgcatgattttttcagaattttttgaaaagttttgaaaaacaaaatttgctccccaaaaatccgggagcaaatgctcccgggagccaagacgaatttcCGGCTTTTATCTGGATTCTGCACTATTTGTGCAGCTATGTAATGTCCTAAAGTAGCATTTCCTATACATGTTCAGTTTCTATTGCCTCTTTTCCTCATATATTTTGGAAAAATTGGGAGGAAAATCATACCACTCGGACATACCAAATGCGTCGAACCGCCGTGGCAGCCATAATCCAAACGGGTTTATGTGGCCGGACATCCGATTTTGTGTCCACAACCTAACCCAAATCAACCGAAGCCAACATATTTGGTGTCTGAAATTGGTCAGAGGAGACGAGAGATATGCTTAATACAAAAGCTAAAAGTACACTTATTATTTGGAAAGGGAGAGATTATAGAACTGCTATCCGATAGTTGTCCGGTGCCCAAGTATTGgacgtgttcttcttccttttgcGGGGAAAGTATATATTGGACGTATTCGTGGTACATTTTGTCGCAAAACCGGCGGCCTGAACTTCGAGTATCTCCGTCGTTGCGTGTGCCTGCCTCTCTATAtgcggtttgcttgcacttcatcACCATACAATAGTTCACTACTGTATTTTACCTTGAAATCAGTGAGGCGAGACACGTTAACAGTACATCTGGGGGTACAAATCTGTAATTATTATTGAAATCTTCTTCACACCAAGCTGATTTTGTTGCGAAACTGTCACAGTTCAGTAGTTTATTAAGTCCAGCGGTTGACCGTACCTGAGGACGCGCTAAAAGTCAGACGCGCTTGCCCATTCGTCTCCATCTGCCCCGCTTCTTCCATGATCTTTCCTCGCATCTGCGGCCACTCTGTCCTATACAAGCCAACCGCCGGCAGCTCCCGTCGTGCTCACCGCAACGCGGCAGCACGTGCAGAGCTCCCTCCACGCTCTCCTCCGGCACCGGCGCGCGCGCATGGAGACCGCCGCGGCGACATCCTACCCGGTGGCGCGGGacgcgccgccgcggccggcgcCGCAGACGGCGCAGCTGGGCCAGggcccggcgcggccggggtggggccactGGGCGATCCTGGCGCtcgccttcctcctcctctccggcaGCTTCGCGTGGGGCGTCTACCAGTCGCGCCACAGGCCGCGCAACCTCGCCTTCGTCCTCGTCACCTACTACCTCATCGCGCTCCTCTACTGCTGCCTCGCCAAGCTCGACCTCCTGCGCCGCGACGACCCGGCGCCGGCGGTCGCGGCGGAGCGGTGGCGGGTCAGGATGGCCGTCTGGTGCGTCTCCGTCGCGCTCGCCAACACCGTCGCCGCCCGCGTCGCCGACGCCATGCCCAGCGCGGGATTCAAGATCGCCGTCTGGGTCTTCACCACCGTCTGCATAGCCGTCGGGTTCTACTTCTTCTTCGTCCGTGCGGGCGCCGGCCGCCGGACGCAGACGGACGGcagggatctccgggaggtgtccCCGGAGCAGAGGGTCTGAACTGTACCTGGAACTGGCTATTGTTTCATTTTTTTAGTTTGTACAAAAATGTTTTCAGTAGTGATAAATTTATTGTTTTCAGTGATAAATCATACAGACATGCAATCATCCATCGTTGCGAACTAGACCACGGAAATCCACCGCCGTTTCAATGGGCATCTCCGCCATCAAcgaatgtgttgtttaagattcaAGCACACATCAAAAAACTATACATGCGTGCTTACAAGGAGACCTACATGTGCTAtccagggaagaagaagaaagaggggGACTGATTGGACTGAAACAATGTAAACCAAGAAATTAGTTCAGGATGGATGATTACCTGCTGGAAGATCTCAGGTCGCTCGCCATAACGACTCCGTACGTCGTTTGGCTACCGTCCATGGCTCTATCTCTCCTGATCCGGGGGTCATCAGCTGCCTCGTCTCTAGCTGACGGTGCGATCTGGCCGGAGTGCCAtggcctctcctctcctctccgagcaagagtcaaagtctaagtcatagtCACACGCGCAATCCACACGCGGTGTGTGAGGAGAGCTCTTTACTTATAGAGTCGACTTGCAGATGTTTCAATTTTGAGGAGGGAGGTGTGAGCGGGAAGGAGATGATGGGTTGGTGCTAATTTCGCTTCTCTCTTGATCACCTTCCCGTTCGTTTCTTGTGGGGAGCTAGATGAGTGGCTGGGATTTACCTTGCCATGGATCGGTGACGTGTACAATACATGCACGACCGTGCTGAACCAAGTCAATTAAATTCATGGTGATTAAATGACTTGTGGTTACCGGGTATACATGACGAGCGGATCAGCTCTATGGAGGTATTTAATATAGACACGGATACGCAGGACGGACGGCTCGGTTCTCTGAAGGTAGTAGTTAATTTTGGCTGCCTGGCGCTCTGCCCGAGGAGACGCCAAGCTGTAATGCGCTGGGTCATAAAGTTATCTTTCCTCACCTCTATACATATTGCTTGCTACATCAATCAGCCCACTGTGTAAATTCTTTTTACGGGTAAATTAGGAATTAAT contains:
- the LOC124659848 gene encoding uncharacterized protein LOC124659848, translated to METAAATSYPVARDAPPRPAPQTAQLGQGPARPGWGHWAILALAFLLLSGSFAWGVYQSRHRPRNLAFVLVTYYLIALLYCCLAKLDLLRRDDPAPAVAAERWRVRMAVWCVSVALANTVAARVADAMPSAGFKIAVWVFTTVCIAVGFYFFFVRAGAGRRTQTDGRDLREVSPEQRV